A region from the Rhodopseudomonas julia genome encodes:
- a CDS encoding Crp/Fnr family transcriptional regulator yields the protein MSMDEEVRALSRVPIFANVDVAKLKLLAFISERVVFHPGEVLCRQGEEGDTAFIILSGDCDVLVDTGQGRKKIAELGSTDIVGEIAVLFEVPRTATVVATHTTEALALSRDQMFSLLREFPDVAFDIMRVLAHRLERTTQDLAELRGRLAGETV from the coding sequence ATGAGCATGGACGAGGAGGTCAGGGCTCTTTCGCGGGTACCGATTTTCGCCAACGTCGATGTCGCCAAATTGAAGCTCCTCGCTTTCATCAGCGAGCGCGTGGTCTTCCATCCCGGAGAGGTTTTGTGTCGGCAGGGTGAGGAGGGCGACACCGCCTTCATCATCTTGTCCGGCGATTGTGATGTGCTTGTCGATACCGGACAGGGGCGGAAAAAAATTGCCGAGCTCGGCAGCACCGATATCGTCGGCGAGATTGCCGTCTTGTTCGAAGTGCCGCGCACCGCGACGGTCGTCGCAACGCACACGACCGAGGCGCTGGCGCTGTCGCGCGATCAGATGTTCTCTTTGCTGCGGGAATTTCCCGACGTGGCATTCGATATCATGCGCGTTCTCGCCCATCGCCTGGAGCGCACGACGCAGGATCTCGCAGAGCTGAGGGGGCGGCTGGCAGGCGAAACGGTGTGA
- a CDS encoding ABC transporter transmembrane domain-containing protein, whose translation MRRTHTNSPGPDAAKPERPARDGGLDRNFFRYIWRYSRRQQLVILAITLVSFPILYVTLELPKMIVNQAIGGKDFPRTLFGFEFDQIEYLILLSLGFLFAVGLNGVVKYVMNVYKGLAGERTLRRLRYQLFERVLRFRLPHFSRASSGEIIAMIASEVQPLGGFIADAIAVPIFQGGTLLVYLFFIFMQDPLLGAAAVSLYPFQGWLIPRLQKRVNMLARERVRNLRELSEDVGASIAGIRDIHANNTAAYHLAEFTNRLQRNFEIRYEIFKRKFMIKFINNLMNQITPFFFYSVGGYLVIKGQISFGALVAVLAAYKDLASPWKELLDYYQSFADTQVKYVAVVEQFDPPDLYPVERLHADPELDFSGVQSLVLTHVSYSGEGAGQEVNDVSAEIPLGEKLAVLGSEASGRTQLLMMMAGLLSPTSGRIEIGGYNLETLPQSVLGRRVAYASAHPYILNETIRFNLVYGLLHRPIAPSDGVDEALLRARLAEAELTGNASYEYLSSWEDLAEAGVGSVEELDQRIIENIEAFGMSDEVYRLGLQARLPAVLGEEARQRILSARNMIAEKVRAGGTKTDFVEFWAEDSFNRSATLAENLIFGVPRDSDVTTRELADVPAFREAVREAGLEDVLVSAGRDLAAAMVELFSNVSGQSDALANYSFIPMDELPEVASVLRRAKDGSGRLKPRDRARLLGYALQLVPAKHRLGIVTPEIEARVVTARPELMRALRRKAPGAFHFFSRESFDEALTVEQNLLFGHLRADRRKSREQAEAVIADAVERFELRPLILRAGLDFRVGIGGSRLSSLQRIKIGLLRGLMRRPEVLIVDDLFKGNGEEGEDARLGKLLQMMEGRTVVVGMTGASLLNQFDHCLSLRGGAILADERPPSQSRSGATRNEDDPDAVAAE comes from the coding sequence ATGCGGCGGACCCATACAAATAGCCCTGGGCCGGACGCGGCAAAGCCGGAGAGACCCGCGCGGGATGGTGGGCTCGACCGCAATTTCTTTCGCTATATCTGGCGCTACTCCAGACGTCAGCAGCTCGTCATTTTAGCGATCACGCTCGTCTCGTTTCCGATCCTCTACGTCACGCTCGAACTGCCCAAAATGATCGTCAATCAGGCGATCGGCGGCAAAGATTTTCCAAGGACGCTATTCGGTTTCGAATTTGATCAGATCGAATATCTGATCCTTCTCTCCCTTGGCTTTCTCTTTGCTGTGGGGCTCAACGGCGTCGTCAAATACGTGATGAACGTCTACAAGGGGCTTGCTGGCGAACGCACCTTGAGACGCCTGCGCTATCAGCTTTTCGAGCGCGTCCTGCGCTTCCGCCTGCCGCATTTTTCGCGCGCTTCGTCGGGTGAGATCATCGCCATGATCGCGTCGGAGGTGCAGCCGCTCGGCGGCTTCATTGCGGATGCCATCGCCGTGCCGATTTTTCAGGGCGGCACGCTCCTCGTCTATCTCTTCTTCATCTTTATGCAGGATCCGCTCCTCGGCGCGGCTGCCGTCTCGCTCTACCCGTTTCAGGGCTGGCTCATTCCGCGCCTGCAGAAGCGTGTGAACATGTTGGCACGCGAGCGTGTGCGCAATCTGCGCGAACTTTCGGAGGATGTCGGCGCCTCGATTGCCGGCATTCGCGATATCCACGCCAACAATACGGCCGCCTATCATCTTGCCGAATTCACCAATCGGCTTCAGAGAAATTTCGAGATCCGTTACGAGATATTCAAGCGGAAGTTCATGATCAAGTTCATCAACAATTTGATGAATCAGATCACGCCGTTCTTTTTCTATTCTGTCGGCGGTTATCTGGTGATCAAGGGCCAGATTTCCTTTGGCGCGCTTGTCGCCGTTCTCGCCGCTTACAAGGACCTGGCCTCACCCTGGAAGGAGCTTCTCGACTATTATCAGAGCTTCGCCGATACGCAGGTGAAGTATGTCGCCGTCGTGGAGCAGTTCGATCCGCCCGATCTATATCCGGTAGAGCGCCTGCACGCCGATCCGGAACTCGACTTTTCAGGTGTGCAGAGCCTCGTTCTCACCCACGTCTCTTATTCGGGCGAGGGGGCCGGGCAGGAGGTGAACGACGTGTCGGCGGAAATTCCGCTTGGTGAAAAGCTCGCCGTGCTCGGCTCCGAAGCGAGCGGTCGCACCCAGCTTTTGATGATGATGGCGGGCCTCTTGTCACCCACCTCGGGACGCATCGAGATCGGCGGATACAACCTTGAGACGCTTCCTCAATCCGTGCTCGGCCGGCGCGTCGCCTATGCCTCGGCCCATCCTTACATCCTCAACGAGACGATCCGCTTCAATTTGGTCTATGGGCTCCTGCATCGCCCGATCGCGCCGTCCGATGGCGTCGATGAGGCCTTGCTGAGAGCCCGCCTCGCCGAAGCAGAACTCACCGGTAATGCGTCCTATGAGTATCTGAGCTCTTGGGAAGACCTTGCTGAGGCGGGGGTCGGTTCGGTGGAAGAACTCGACCAGCGCATCATCGAAAACATCGAAGCCTTTGGTATGAGCGACGAGGTCTATCGCCTCGGCCTCCAGGCTCGTCTACCGGCGGTGCTTGGCGAGGAGGCGCGGCAGCGCATTCTTTCTGCCCGCAATATGATCGCGGAAAAAGTCAGGGCGGGCGGGACGAAGACGGATTTCGTCGAGTTTTGGGCAGAAGACAGCTTCAACCGTAGCGCCACCTTGGCCGAAAATCTGATTTTCGGCGTGCCGCGCGATTCTGACGTGACGACTCGCGAGCTGGCTGACGTGCCAGCCTTCCGCGAGGCTGTAAGGGAAGCAGGACTCGAGGACGTCTTGGTAAGTGCGGGCCGTGATCTCGCTGCCGCCATGGTCGAGCTCTTTTCCAATGTCAGCGGACAGAGCGATGCTCTGGCGAATTACTCATTCATTCCGATGGACGAATTGCCGGAGGTCGCTTCGGTTCTGCGGCGTGCCAAAGATGGGAGCGGGCGCTTGAAGCCGCGCGACCGGGCTCGTCTATTGGGTTACGCACTGCAACTCGTCCCTGCCAAGCATCGACTAGGTATCGTTACCCCGGAGATTGAGGCTCGCGTTGTCACTGCCCGCCCCGAACTCATGAGAGCGCTTCGGCGCAAAGCGCCCGGTGCCTTTCATTTCTTCTCGCGCGAATCCTTCGACGAGGCTCTGACGGTGGAGCAGAACCTCCTCTTCGGTCACCTGCGCGCCGATCGCAGGAAGAGTCGCGAACAGGCCGAAGCCGTTATCGCCGACGCTGTCGAGCGTTTTGAACTCCGTCCCCTCATTTTGCGGGCAGGGCTTGATTTCCGGGTCGGTATTGGAGGATCGCGTCTGTCTTCCCTGCAGCGTATCAAGATCGGCTTGCTGCGCGGCCTCATGCGCCGCCCGGAGGTTCTCATCGTCGACGACCTTTTCAAGGGCAACGGAGAGGAGGGCGAAGATGCTCGCCTGGGCAAGCTTCTGCAGATGATGGAAGGCCGCACTGTGGTCGTCGGAATGACAGGAGCTTCTCTCTTAAATCAATTCGATCATTGCCTTAGCTTGCGTGGTGGCGCAATTCTTGCGGATGAGCGGCCGCCGTCGCAGTCTCGCTCAGGTGCGACCCGGAACGAAGACGATCCGGACGCAGTCGCTGCCGAATGA
- a CDS encoding SDR family NAD(P)-dependent oxidoreductase — protein sequence MSGHVVVAGGASGIGLATARLLADSGFQVSVLDASRDSLAGADAELRGGDALLLEADITDEDAVEEALDEAEETFGPPVGLVNSAGFARDLSFEATDAEGFREALEINLTGSFITAKAVVLRMVDGGAVVNVSSVSGLRGFPGRIADAAAKGGLIAMTQAMAAELGPKGIRVNAVAAGAIDTPHVHHLHDAEMRRLWRDHIPQRRYGEPAEVASAVLFLLSEAGGYINGHILCVDGGFLAAGILRPD from the coding sequence GTGAGCGGCCATGTCGTGGTGGCCGGGGGCGCCTCGGGTATCGGGCTCGCAACCGCCCGGCTTCTTGCCGATAGCGGTTTCCAAGTCAGCGTTCTTGACGCCAGCCGCGATTCTCTCGCTGGAGCAGATGCTGAACTGCGGGGCGGTGATGCTCTTCTTCTTGAAGCCGACATCACCGACGAGGACGCCGTTGAGGAAGCGCTCGACGAAGCAGAGGAGACTTTTGGTCCGCCGGTTGGTCTCGTCAATTCGGCGGGCTTTGCCCGCGATCTCTCCTTCGAAGCGACGGATGCGGAAGGCTTCCGCGAGGCGCTCGAAATCAATCTCACCGGTTCTTTCATCACCGCCAAGGCGGTCGTGTTGCGCATGGTGGACGGGGGAGCAGTTGTCAACGTTTCCTCGGTCTCCGGCCTGCGGGGCTTTCCCGGTCGCATTGCAGACGCGGCTGCCAAGGGCGGCCTGATTGCGATGACGCAGGCGATGGCGGCCGAACTTGGCCCAAAGGGCATTCGTGTTAACGCAGTTGCTGCCGGTGCGATCGATACGCCTCATGTTCACCACTTGCACGATGCAGAAATGCGCCGGTTGTGGCGTGACCACATTCCCCAGCGTCGCTACGGAGAGCCTGCGGAGGTCGCATCCGCCGTCCTCTTTCTGTTGTCGGAGGCCGGCGGCTACATCAACGGCCATATCCTCTGTGTCGACGGCGGCTTCCTGGCCGCTGGTATTCTGCGTCCCGATTAG
- a CDS encoding ABC transporter permease: protein MKKPPSSGEEVFPRYVDQAPFDPATDEVLTPEQERFYAASAARIMWWKFRRHRLAVLASFVLFLFYLTVPFAEVIAPYAPNERHIDYLYAPPQSVHLFGDGRFIGPYVHPYVAKVDLDRLRWDYTSGTQERQSLRFFCRGEPYRFWGLFQARFHLVCPPVGGTLFLAGTDRLGRDVFSGLVYGARISLTVGLVGVAISMLFGVVIGGAAGYFGGWVDAVAQRVIEILRSLPELPLWMALSAALPVTWSPIFIYFGITIILGLLDWPGLARAVRSKLLALREEEYAKAAVLMGASPTRVIGRHLVPGFMSHLIASATLSIPSMILGETALSFLNLGLRRPIISWGVMLNEAQSVTIITVYPWLVAPVVPVIIVVLAFSFFGDGLRDAADPYK from the coding sequence ATGAAAAAGCCGCCATCCTCCGGGGAGGAAGTCTTTCCTCGCTACGTCGATCAGGCGCCTTTCGATCCGGCGACAGATGAAGTGTTGACGCCCGAACAGGAGCGCTTTTATGCCGCCTCCGCAGCCCGTATCATGTGGTGGAAGTTCCGCCGTCACCGGCTCGCCGTCCTCGCGAGCTTTGTTCTCTTTCTCTTCTATCTGACGGTGCCGTTTGCAGAGGTAATCGCGCCTTATGCGCCCAACGAGCGACACATCGACTATCTCTATGCTCCGCCCCAGAGCGTACATCTCTTCGGCGACGGAAGGTTCATCGGACCGTATGTCCATCCTTACGTCGCCAAGGTCGACCTCGATCGACTACGCTGGGACTACACGTCCGGCACACAGGAGAGACAGAGCTTGCGCTTCTTCTGTCGGGGCGAGCCGTATCGTTTCTGGGGCCTGTTTCAGGCGCGCTTTCATCTCGTCTGCCCGCCTGTGGGTGGAACGCTGTTTCTTGCAGGCACCGACCGGCTCGGGCGCGACGTCTTCTCAGGTCTTGTCTATGGCGCTCGCATCTCACTGACCGTCGGCCTCGTCGGCGTTGCCATCTCCATGCTCTTCGGCGTCGTCATCGGCGGAGCGGCCGGTTATTTCGGCGGCTGGGTCGATGCAGTGGCACAGCGCGTGATCGAGATTCTTCGCTCCCTGCCGGAGCTTCCGTTGTGGATGGCACTCTCCGCGGCGCTCCCCGTCACCTGGAGCCCGATCTTCATCTATTTCGGCATCACCATCATTCTGGGGCTTCTTGATTGGCCCGGCTTGGCGCGTGCGGTGCGCTCCAAGCTTCTGGCGTTGCGTGAAGAGGAATATGCGAAGGCGGCTGTATTAATGGGGGCATCCCCCACCCGCGTCATCGGCCGCCATCTCGTGCCCGGCTTCATGAGCCATTTGATCGCCAGCGCCACTTTGTCGATCCCGTCGATGATTTTGGGCGAGACGGCGCTCTCCTTCCTCAACCTCGGTCTGAGACGCCCGATCATCTCCTGGGGTGTGATGCTCAACGAGGCGCAGTCCGTGACAATCATCACCGTTTATCCCTGGCTCGTAGCGCCTGTAGTGCCGGTGATCATCGTCGTGCTAGCATTCTCCTTCTTTGGAGATGGTTTGCGCGATGCGGCGGACCCATACAAATAG
- a CDS encoding ABC transporter permease translates to MLRYMLRRLLGMIPTLFVISFLIFLIIELPPGDYLTNQIAALRAAGEGASADKIAFLRTEFALDRPFLERYFIWIGLWPGPSGFSGLLQGDWGWSFEYNSPVETVIGPALPLTVILNFATILFVYAVSLPIGVYSAMKQYSFGDYFFTFLGYIGLATPNFLLGLVLLYYFNVWFDMSIGGLMDPVYVDAPWSLAKIGSLLSHLIAPTIVIGTAGTAGMIRRLRANLLDELDKQYVQTARAKGLSEERLVAKYPLRMALNPFVADIGNLIPSLVSGSVIVSVVLNLPTVGPILLDALQSQDQFLAGFILLFVAILTLIGMLVSDLLLAVLDPRIRLGGAARK, encoded by the coding sequence ATGCTGCGGTATATGCTCCGTCGCCTCCTCGGTATGATCCCGACACTGTTCGTCATTTCGTTTTTAATCTTCTTGATCATTGAGCTGCCGCCGGGCGACTACCTCACCAATCAGATCGCAGCCTTGCGCGCCGCCGGGGAGGGGGCTAGTGCGGACAAGATTGCCTTCCTCAGAACCGAATTCGCGCTCGATCGTCCATTTCTCGAGCGCTATTTCATTTGGATCGGCCTTTGGCCAGGCCCTTCCGGCTTCTCCGGTCTTCTGCAGGGTGATTGGGGTTGGTCGTTTGAGTATAATTCACCGGTTGAGACGGTGATCGGCCCGGCTCTGCCGCTAACCGTCATTCTGAATTTTGCGACGATCCTCTTCGTCTATGCGGTGTCGCTTCCAATTGGCGTTTATTCGGCCATGAAGCAGTACTCCTTTGGAGATTATTTTTTCACCTTCCTTGGATATATCGGACTCGCCACGCCGAACTTCCTTTTGGGCCTCGTTCTTCTCTACTATTTCAACGTTTGGTTCGACATGTCGATCGGCGGTCTAATGGACCCCGTCTATGTCGACGCGCCCTGGTCTCTCGCCAAGATCGGTTCGCTGCTGTCGCATCTCATCGCGCCGACGATCGTCATCGGTACGGCCGGAACCGCCGGCATGATCCGACGCCTGAGGGCGAACCTCCTCGACGAGCTCGACAAGCAATATGTCCAGACCGCTCGCGCCAAGGGCCTCTCGGAGGAGCGTCTTGTGGCGAAATACCCGCTCAGGATGGCGCTCAACCCCTTTGTCGCCGATATTGGAAATCTCATTCCATCGCTCGTTTCCGGCTCGGTGATCGTCTCAGTGGTGCTCAATTTGCCCACTGTCGGGCCGATCCTTCTTGATGCGCTGCAGTCTCAGGACCAGTTCCTGGCAGGCTTTATCCTCCTCTTCGTCGCCATTCTCACCTTGATCGGCATGCTCGTTTCCGACCTTCTGCTGGCCGTACTGGATCCCAGGATCCGGCTTGGTGGGGCTGCCCGCAAATGA
- a CDS encoding asparaginase gives MMEDPILVEVTRGERVESRHRGAFVVCDAQGNMRACAGDVEQGVFPRSAVKALQALPLVETGAAEAYGFGPAELALAQASHGGEPAHVALARTMLERCGLTEAALLCGPQWPSHEESMLHLAASGGVPSPLHNNCSGKHAGMLAVAVGCGFETAGYVEIDHPVQRLVRDALESVTGVAHAVERSGIDGCSLPTYSVPLRALARGFARFGSGVDLAPERAAAAQALFAAATEYPWHVAGTGRFCTLAMQALGGRALVKTGAEGVFCAALPEFGLGVALKVDDGATRASEAVMAEILARLAPECAASFEPWRPRELLNRRLIPTGHVNVIADAFVGLS, from the coding sequence ATTATGGAAGATCCCATTCTCGTTGAAGTGACGCGCGGAGAGCGCGTCGAAAGCCGTCACCGTGGCGCCTTCGTGGTCTGCGATGCGCAAGGCAATATGCGCGCCTGCGCTGGCGATGTCGAACAAGGGGTGTTTCCGCGTTCGGCTGTGAAGGCATTGCAGGCCTTGCCCCTGGTGGAGACGGGTGCTGCGGAGGCCTACGGCTTCGGGCCGGCGGAACTGGCGCTCGCCCAGGCTTCACATGGTGGCGAGCCGGCCCATGTTGCGCTTGCGCGTACCATGCTGGAACGGTGCGGTCTCACCGAGGCGGCACTTTTGTGCGGCCCGCAATGGCCGAGCCACGAGGAATCGATGCTGCATCTTGCTGCAAGCGGCGGCGTGCCGAGTCCCTTGCACAACAATTGCTCCGGCAAACATGCTGGCATGCTTGCAGTTGCGGTCGGTTGCGGCTTCGAGACCGCCGGTTATGTAGAGATCGATCATCCCGTTCAGCGCCTTGTCCGCGACGCCCTGGAAAGCGTGACGGGCGTTGCTCATGCTGTGGAAAGGTCGGGTATCGACGGTTGTTCTTTGCCGACTTATTCGGTGCCGCTGCGCGCCCTTGCGCGTGGTTTTGCCCGGTTTGGCAGCGGTGTGGATCTGGCGCCCGAGCGTGCGGCCGCAGCCCAGGCGCTCTTTGCTGCCGCCACGGAATATCCGTGGCATGTCGCCGGCACAGGCCGCTTCTGCACACTCGCCATGCAGGCGCTCGGCGGGCGTGCTCTGGTCAAGACGGGCGCGGAAGGGGTCTTCTGTGCGGCCTTACCGGAATTCGGCCTCGGTGTTGCTCTCAAGGTCGATGACGGAGCAACGCGCGCTTCAGAAGCCGTGATGGCGGAGATTCTAGCCCGCCTCGCGCCGGAATGTGCGGCCTCGTTCGAGCCCTGGCGTCCGCGAGAGCTCCTCAACCGCCGCTTGATCCCGACCGGGCACGTGAACGTGATCGCGGACGCTTTCGTCGGTCTCAGCTGA
- a CDS encoding MBL fold metallo-hydrolase, translated as MENHTGLSIRFWGVRGSYVVPGAKTVRYGGNTSCMEIKAGEQSLVVDCGSGVHDLGEAFLKEGRRRATVLFTHTHLDHICGLPFFRPAYCENFEVRFAAGHLLADIKLRDIFERLMDPVLFPVQPVVFRDCAFHDLSVGEELVFADGLRVSTECLNHPGGALGYRFDYRGSSISIITDHEHGDQNIDKAVERFVRGSDIMVYDATYTAAEYREHVGWGHSTWEEGVALARRAGVSRPVMFHHHPERSDDSLDLLRNRMRNVCPVAEFACEGMVLHAGEVMAPVS; from the coding sequence ATGGAAAACCATACGGGACTTTCGATCCGTTTTTGGGGCGTGCGGGGATCTTACGTCGTGCCCGGCGCAAAGACCGTGCGCTATGGCGGCAACACGTCCTGCATGGAGATCAAGGCGGGCGAACAAAGCCTTGTGGTCGATTGTGGGAGCGGTGTGCACGATCTCGGCGAAGCCTTTCTGAAAGAGGGAAGGCGTCGGGCGACAGTTCTTTTCACCCACACCCATCTCGACCACATTTGCGGCTTGCCGTTCTTCAGGCCGGCATACTGTGAAAATTTCGAGGTCCGTTTCGCCGCCGGCCATCTCTTGGCGGACATCAAACTCCGCGACATTTTCGAGCGCTTGATGGATCCTGTGCTCTTTCCTGTTCAGCCGGTGGTCTTCCGCGACTGCGCCTTTCATGATCTGAGCGTTGGAGAGGAATTGGTCTTCGCTGATGGCCTGCGTGTGAGCACTGAATGTCTCAATCATCCGGGCGGCGCGCTGGGTTACCGCTTTGACTATCGCGGCTCTTCGATCTCCATCATTACCGATCACGAGCACGGCGACCAAAACATCGACAAGGCCGTGGAGCGTTTCGTCCGTGGCTCCGATATCATGGTCTACGATGCCACTTACACGGCAGCGGAGTACCGAGAACACGTCGGCTGGGGCCATTCCACCTGGGAGGAGGGGGTAGCGCTTGCACGCCGGGCTGGTGTCTCCAGGCCTGTCATGTTCCATCATCATCCAGAGCGCTCGGACGATTCCCTTGACCTCCTTCGCAACCGGATGCGGAACGTGTGTCCTGTTGCCGAATTTGCCTGCGAGGGCATGGTGCTCCATGCCGGTGAGGTGATGGCGCCGGTTTCATGA
- a CDS encoding adenylate/guanylate cyclase domain-containing protein: protein MNRTMKALPPALKRRIDELDERAEIRIGWAQLALIIFFGSAYAFLPRAEGSAGFNFVPYALGGYAVFTVLRLGLAYRRRLGTSLIVASIVFDVALLTAIIFSYHVQYDEPAAFVLKSPTALYFFLFIALRALRFDPSFLILTGALAVVSWVSLVVYAIFFDPDFAGITRNYVEYTNGSKVLVGAELDKIIVISATTFLLAYVLMRSRALLVSAVRDHVIAGNLSRFFAPEIARNVGEQEPAELVSGVATTRDIAALFIDIRGFTAMAEALPPSDVMALLTGYQNAMATVIARFNGHIDKYLGDGILATFGAVEASPSCAADALHAAFGVYDAIDMLNEEMQGEGRALHLRVGCAVAAGPALVGVVGGADRLEHTVIGVPVNLAAKLEDTNRVEGTAGLTTRATLKLAKRQGFVPPHRLEPRRNRQVAGLSDRVDLIVLKDASESSETAPITALSPR from the coding sequence ATGAACCGAACAATGAAGGCGCTCCCGCCCGCCCTGAAACGCCGGATCGACGAGCTTGATGAGCGTGCCGAGATCCGCATCGGTTGGGCGCAGCTGGCCCTCATCATCTTCTTTGGTTCCGCTTATGCTTTTCTGCCGCGCGCGGAAGGATCTGCAGGCTTCAACTTTGTGCCATACGCTCTTGGGGGCTATGCTGTCTTCACGGTCCTCCGGCTAGGTTTGGCTTACCGGCGTCGTCTCGGAACTTCGCTGATCGTCGCCTCTATCGTCTTTGACGTGGCGCTCCTGACGGCAATCATCTTTTCGTATCACGTCCAATACGACGAGCCTGCGGCCTTCGTTCTTAAGTCGCCGACAGCGCTCTATTTCTTTCTCTTTATCGCATTGCGCGCCCTGCGCTTTGATCCGAGTTTTCTCATTCTGACCGGTGCGCTCGCGGTGGTGAGCTGGGTTTCGCTCGTTGTCTATGCGATCTTCTTCGACCCGGATTTTGCCGGTATCACCCGCAATTACGTGGAATACACGAATGGCTCGAAGGTTCTCGTGGGGGCCGAGCTCGACAAGATCATCGTCATCTCCGCCACCACCTTCCTTCTCGCCTATGTCTTGATGCGCTCGCGTGCACTTCTTGTCTCGGCCGTTCGCGACCACGTGATTGCCGGCAACCTTTCTCGCTTCTTTGCGCCTGAGATTGCCCGCAATGTCGGTGAACAGGAGCCAGCGGAACTCGTCTCGGGCGTAGCGACAACACGCGACATCGCTGCGCTCTTCATCGATATTCGGGGTTTCACGGCCATGGCGGAAGCATTGCCGCCCTCCGACGTGATGGCGCTTCTGACTGGCTACCAGAATGCGATGGCAACTGTCATTGCTCGCTTCAACGGCCATATCGACAAGTACCTGGGTGACGGCATTCTGGCGACCTTCGGCGCGGTCGAAGCCTCTCCGTCCTGCGCGGCGGATGCGCTTCACGCCGCGTTCGGCGTCTATGACGCGATCGACATGTTGAATGAGGAGATGCAGGGGGAGGGGCGTGCTCTTCACTTGCGGGTCGGTTGTGCGGTTGCTGCCGGCCCGGCTCTCGTCGGGGTTGTCGGCGGCGCTGACCGGCTTGAACACACCGTCATCGGTGTCCCGGTCAATCTTGCGGCCAAGCTGGAAGATACCAATCGTGTCGAGGGGACGGCTGGCCTAACGACCAGGGCGACGCTCAAGCTCGCCAAGCGCCAGGGCTTTGTGCCGCCACATCGCCTTGAACCCCGCAGAAATCGGCAGGTTGCAGGCCTATCCGACCGCGTCGATCTGATCGTTCTCAAGGATGCGTCGGAGAGTTCGGAGACTGCGCCGATCACGGCATTATCGCCCAGGTGA